One Streptomyces mobaraensis NBRC 13819 = DSM 40847 DNA segment encodes these proteins:
- a CDS encoding amino acid permease, whose translation MHDAPPTAEPLAGEREPLSAGLKQRHLTMLGLGGVIGAGLFVGSGAGISVAGPGIIISYLLAGALAMLVMRMLGELSSAMPASGSFSVHAERALGRWAGFTVGWLYWFLLVIVLAVEATAAAQIAHGWVPGMPQWAWVLVFMVVFTTANLTAVKNFGEFEFWFAALKIGAILLFLALSLLAIFGLLPDTDPVGLTNLTGQGGFLPNGWSGVISGVLAVAFAFGGLEVVTIAAAESEDPERAVGRAVRSAVWRILFFYVGSMLVIVTLLPWSSLKPGQSPYVAVLDRIGVPASGQIMQIVIFVALLSALNANLYGSSRMVFSLAERGEAPRSLLTVSRGGVPRRAVFASVAFGFASVVLNLEWPDSIFRYLLNSVGAVLLFVWGLIAASQLRLRRRIEREMPERLTLRMWCFPYLTWAALTGMAAVLVLMLTDEAARPQLLWSAAATGAVLAVAGIREFRIRRRDRA comes from the coding sequence ATGCACGACGCACCCCCCACCGCCGAGCCGCTCGCCGGTGAGAGAGAGCCGCTGTCCGCGGGGCTCAAGCAGCGGCACCTGACGATGCTGGGGCTGGGCGGCGTGATCGGCGCCGGCCTGTTCGTCGGCTCGGGCGCCGGGATCTCCGTCGCGGGTCCCGGGATCATCATTTCCTACCTGCTGGCGGGCGCCCTCGCCATGCTGGTGATGCGGATGCTGGGCGAGCTGTCGTCGGCGATGCCCGCGTCCGGTTCGTTCTCGGTGCACGCGGAGCGGGCGCTCGGCCGCTGGGCCGGGTTCACGGTGGGCTGGCTCTACTGGTTCCTGCTGGTCATCGTGCTCGCCGTGGAGGCGACGGCCGCCGCGCAGATCGCGCACGGCTGGGTGCCGGGGATGCCGCAGTGGGCCTGGGTGCTGGTGTTCATGGTGGTGTTCACCACCGCCAATCTCACCGCCGTGAAGAACTTCGGCGAGTTCGAGTTCTGGTTCGCCGCCCTGAAGATCGGCGCGATCCTCCTCTTCCTCGCCCTCAGCCTGCTGGCGATCTTCGGGCTGCTCCCGGACACCGACCCCGTGGGCCTCACCAACCTCACCGGCCAGGGCGGCTTCCTGCCCAACGGCTGGAGCGGCGTGATCTCCGGCGTGCTCGCGGTGGCCTTCGCCTTCGGCGGCCTGGAGGTCGTCACGATCGCCGCCGCCGAGTCCGAGGACCCGGAGCGCGCGGTGGGCCGCGCGGTGCGCAGCGCCGTGTGGCGCATCCTCTTCTTCTACGTGGGTTCGATGCTCGTCATCGTCACCCTTCTCCCCTGGTCGTCGCTGAAGCCCGGGCAGAGCCCCTACGTGGCGGTGCTGGACCGCATCGGGGTGCCGGCGTCCGGCCAGATCATGCAGATCGTGATCTTTGTGGCGCTGCTGTCGGCGCTCAACGCCAACCTCTACGGCTCGTCCCGCATGGTCTTCTCGCTCGCCGAGCGCGGCGAGGCCCCGCGGTCGCTGCTGACGGTCTCGCGCGGCGGGGTGCCGCGCCGCGCGGTGTTCGCCTCCGTGGCGTTCGGCTTCGCGTCCGTCGTCCTCAATCTCGAGTGGCCGGATTCGATCTTCCGCTATCTGCTCAACTCGGTCGGCGCGGTACTCCTCTTCGTCTGGGGCCTGATCGCCGCCTCCCAGCTGCGGCTGCGCCGCCGCATCGAACGGGAGATGCCCGAGCGGCTGACGTTGCGGATGTGGTGCTTCCCGTATCTGACCTGGGCCGCCCTGACCGGGATGGCGGCGGTGCTGGTGCTGATGCTCACCGACGAGGCCGCCCGCCCGCAGCTGCTGTGGTCGGCGGCGGCCACCGGCGCGGTGCTCGCGGTCGCGGGGATCCGGGAGTTCCGGATCCGCCGTCGTGACCGTGCTTAG
- a CDS encoding DsbA family protein translates to MTEPETKAEKVTADFWFDPLCPWAWMTSRWMLEVEKVRPVEVRWHVMSLAVLNEHRLDEVDEKYRELMTRAWGPVRVCVAAAKEHGEEVLGRLYTAIGTRFHNQALPQERGTLVAALEEAGLPASLADAADTDAYDDELRASHRTGIEKVGEDVGTPVIAVPGPDGSEVAFFGPVVTPAPKGEAAARLWDGTLLVASTPGFFEIKRTRTVGPIFD, encoded by the coding sequence ATGACCGAGCCCGAGACCAAGGCCGAGAAGGTCACCGCCGACTTCTGGTTCGACCCGCTCTGCCCCTGGGCCTGGATGACGTCCCGCTGGATGCTGGAGGTCGAGAAGGTCAGACCCGTCGAGGTGCGCTGGCACGTGATGAGCCTCGCCGTGCTCAACGAGCACCGGCTCGACGAGGTGGACGAGAAGTACCGCGAGCTGATGACCCGGGCCTGGGGCCCGGTGCGGGTCTGCGTCGCCGCCGCCAAGGAGCACGGTGAGGAGGTGCTCGGCCGCCTCTACACCGCGATCGGCACCCGCTTCCACAACCAGGCGCTCCCGCAGGAGCGCGGGACGCTCGTCGCCGCGCTGGAGGAGGCCGGGCTGCCCGCCTCGCTGGCGGACGCCGCCGACACGGACGCGTACGACGACGAGCTGCGCGCCTCGCACCGGACCGGCATCGAGAAGGTCGGCGAGGACGTCGGCACCCCGGTGATCGCCGTGCCCGGCCCGGACGGCTCGGAGGTGGCCTTCTTCGGCCCGGTCGTCACCCCCGCCCCCAAGGGCGAGGCGGCGGCGCGGCTCTGGGACGGCACCCTGCTGGTGGCCTCGACGCCGGGCTTCTTCGAGATCAAGCGGACCCGGACGGTCGGCCCGATCTTCGACTGA
- a CDS encoding DUF6507 family protein, with protein MSGWDIDVNGVDGTLRNTREAAAALKDELADYLADIQHAGTSAGTIAFAGTPEKGGNGGAGGSATGIIAGALGYFAQHTEEELLFVAARAGQSINGAYQATSEYIKGDLTMAARAQHDALRAPDLKALTARARKGG; from the coding sequence GTGTCCGGTTGGGACATCGACGTGAACGGCGTGGACGGCACCCTGCGGAACACGCGTGAGGCGGCGGCCGCGCTGAAGGACGAACTGGCCGACTACCTCGCCGACATCCAGCATGCGGGGACCAGCGCCGGAACGATCGCCTTCGCCGGTACGCCGGAGAAGGGCGGCAACGGCGGTGCCGGGGGCAGTGCCACGGGGATCATCGCCGGGGCGCTCGGGTACTTCGCCCAGCACACCGAGGAAGAGCTGCTCTTCGTCGCGGCCCGCGCCGGCCAGTCGATCAACGGCGCCTACCAGGCGACCTCGGAGTACATCAAGGGCGACCTGACGATGGCCGCCCGGGCCCAGCACGACGCACTCCGGGCCCCGGACCTCAAGGCGCTCACCGCCCGGGCCCGGAAGGGCGGATGA
- a CDS encoding amino acid permease — protein sequence MTRTDATPAPEREVTDAAPGHGAALSHGLKQRHLSMIALGGVIGAGLFVGSGTGIAAAGPGIVLAYAVSGLLVMLVMRMLGEMAAANPASGTFSVHAEKAIGPWAGFTAGWMFWIELCVGIAVEAIGAAAIMVKWFPSTDSWMWVLLFMAVFCGTNLAAVGNFGEFEFWFATLKVAAIGVFLVLGVLAICGMLPGTDAPGTDNLTGHGGFLPNGTDGLVAGLLASVFAYGGLETVTIAAAESEQPVKGVAKAVRTAMWRIALFYVGSMLVVVTLIPWTDKSVLQGPYVAVLKYLDVPAAGEIMNVIVLIALLSAMNANIYGASRMAHSLVERGEGPRFLGKVSSGVPRRTVVASSAFGFFAVLLSYWWPDTVFKWLLYMTGAAVLVVWGFIAVTQLMMRHRMEQEQPGRLVVRMWWFPYLTVAALLGILCTLGLMLREKDTAQQLYATAGLTVALALVGYLRQRATARGRN from the coding sequence ATGACTCGGACAGATGCGACCCCCGCGCCCGAGCGCGAGGTCACCGATGCGGCGCCGGGCCACGGCGCCGCCCTGTCGCACGGCCTCAAGCAGCGCCATCTCTCGATGATCGCCCTGGGCGGCGTGATCGGCGCCGGCCTCTTCGTCGGCTCGGGCACCGGCATCGCCGCCGCGGGCCCCGGAATCGTCCTCGCCTATGCGGTGTCCGGGCTCCTGGTGATGCTCGTGATGCGCATGCTGGGCGAGATGGCCGCGGCCAACCCCGCGTCCGGCACCTTCTCGGTGCACGCGGAGAAGGCCATCGGCCCCTGGGCCGGCTTCACCGCCGGCTGGATGTTCTGGATCGAGCTCTGCGTGGGCATCGCCGTCGAGGCGATCGGCGCCGCCGCGATCATGGTGAAGTGGTTCCCGTCCACGGACTCCTGGATGTGGGTCCTGCTGTTCATGGCCGTCTTCTGCGGGACGAACCTGGCGGCCGTCGGGAACTTCGGCGAGTTCGAGTTCTGGTTCGCCACCCTGAAGGTGGCGGCGATCGGCGTCTTCCTGGTCCTGGGCGTGCTGGCGATATGCGGCATGCTGCCGGGCACGGACGCTCCGGGCACCGACAACCTCACCGGCCACGGCGGCTTCCTCCCCAACGGCACCGACGGCCTCGTCGCCGGTCTGCTCGCCTCCGTCTTCGCGTACGGCGGCCTGGAGACGGTGACCATCGCCGCGGCCGAGTCCGAGCAGCCGGTCAAGGGCGTCGCCAAGGCGGTGCGCACCGCGATGTGGCGGATCGCCCTCTTCTACGTGGGCTCGATGCTCGTCGTCGTCACCCTGATCCCGTGGACCGACAAGTCCGTCCTGCAGGGCCCCTACGTGGCGGTCCTGAAGTACCTGGACGTCCCGGCCGCCGGCGAGATCATGAACGTGATCGTGCTGATCGCGCTGCTCTCCGCCATGAACGCCAACATCTACGGCGCGTCCCGGATGGCGCACTCGCTCGTCGAGCGCGGCGAGGGCCCCCGCTTCCTGGGCAAGGTCTCCTCCGGCGTCCCCCGGCGGACCGTGGTCGCCTCCTCCGCCTTCGGCTTCTTCGCGGTGCTGCTGAGCTACTGGTGGCCGGACACCGTCTTCAAGTGGCTGCTCTACATGACGGGCGCCGCCGTCCTCGTGGTGTGGGGCTTCATCGCCGTCACCCAGCTGATGATGCGGCACCGGATGGAGCAGGAGCAGCCGGGGCGGCTCGTGGTGCGGATGTGGTGGTTCCCGTACCTGACCGTCGCCGCGCTCCTCGGCATCCTCTGCACCCTCGGCCTGATGCTCCGCGAGAAGGACACCGCCCAGCAGCTCTACGCCACGGCCGGTCTCACCGTCGCCCTCGCCCTCGTCGGCTACCTGCGGCAGCGCGCCACCGCGCGCGGGCGGAACTGA
- a CDS encoding biotin transporter BioY → MASAAVSVPRTGTVLADLLPASSSRARDVALVVGGAALTGLAAQLTVPVPGSPVPVSGQTFAALLVGTSLGARRGFLSLALYALAGIAGLPWFADGKSGAAFPSFGYVLGMLLAATVVGALARRGADRSVLRTAGTMALGTAIIYAVGVPYLALALHMPLGDAVAAGLTPFLIGDALKAALAMGALPTAWKLLGRRG, encoded by the coding sequence ATGGCCAGCGCCGCAGTTTCAGTCCCCCGGACCGGTACGGTCCTCGCCGATCTCCTGCCCGCGTCCTCCTCCCGGGCCCGGGACGTCGCCCTCGTCGTCGGCGGCGCCGCCCTCACCGGCCTCGCCGCCCAGCTCACCGTGCCGGTCCCGGGCTCGCCCGTCCCGGTCTCCGGCCAGACCTTCGCGGCGCTCCTCGTCGGTACGTCCCTCGGCGCCCGCCGCGGCTTCCTCTCGCTGGCTCTCTACGCGCTCGCCGGCATCGCCGGCCTGCCCTGGTTCGCCGACGGCAAGTCCGGCGCCGCCTTCCCCTCCTTCGGCTACGTCCTCGGCATGCTGCTCGCCGCCACCGTCGTCGGCGCCCTGGCCCGCCGCGGCGCCGACCGCTCGGTCCTGCGCACCGCGGGCACCATGGCCCTCGGCACCGCGATCATCTACGCCGTCGGCGTCCCGTACCTGGCCCTCGCCCTCCACATGCCGCTCGGCGACGCCGTGGCGGCGGGTTTGACCCCGTTCCTCATCGGCGACGCGCTCAAGGCGGCGCTGGCGATGGGGGCGCTGCCCACGGCGTGGAAGCTGCTGGGTCGGCGGGGCTGA
- a CDS encoding Uma2 family endonuclease produces the protein MAVGEHVRDDRPRQSSGRHRPQVPGVPGKLRDVAAFIREKTGLRVEVVRGNVLATTPRSRADALLMSELHEALNRCRSDGVGSFQSASIGLAGDPDDFVTPLMVVCDLSVMDSDEWLLSGEEVELAIEVASSPRDPRVGVADRIAWYAEAKVPLVLCLRPVEQEWELHARPSAEGYRALTQGRYGEPVPLPERLGGDLLTEHLPRYTR, from the coding sequence ATGGCCGTCGGCGAGCACGTCCGGGACGACCGCCCCCGGCAGAGCTCCGGCCGGCACCGGCCGCAGGTCCCGGGCGTGCCCGGGAAGCTGAGGGACGTCGCGGCGTTCATCCGGGAGAAGACCGGCCTCCGAGTGGAGGTCGTCCGCGGCAACGTGCTGGCCACGACGCCTCGTTCCCGGGCGGATGCCCTGCTCATGAGCGAGCTGCACGAGGCCCTGAACCGGTGCCGCTCCGACGGGGTGGGGTCCTTCCAGAGCGCGTCGATCGGCCTCGCCGGCGACCCCGACGACTTCGTCACGCCCCTCATGGTGGTCTGCGACCTGTCGGTGATGGATTCCGACGAGTGGCTGCTGTCCGGTGAAGAAGTGGAGCTGGCCATCGAGGTGGCGTCCTCACCCCGCGACCCGAGGGTCGGAGTCGCGGACAGGATCGCCTGGTACGCCGAGGCCAAGGTGCCCTTGGTGCTCTGTCTGCGGCCGGTGGAGCAGGAGTGGGAGCTGCACGCCCGTCCCTCGGCCGAGGGATACCGCGCCCTCACCCAGGGGCGCTACGGCGAGCCCGTCCCCCTCCCCGAGCGCCTGGGCGGCGACCTGCTGACAGAGCACCTGCCGCGTTACACGCGCTAG
- a CDS encoding superoxide dismutase — protein MAIYTLPELPYDYAALQPVIDAKIIELHHDKHHAAYVKGANDTLEQLAEARDKDQWGAVNGLEKNLAFHLSGHILHSIYWQNMTGDGGGEPLEKDGVGELADAIAESFGSFAKFKAQLSKASATTQGSGWGVLAYEPLSGKLIVEQVYDHQGNVGQGSTPILVFDAWEHAFYLQYKNQKVDFIEAMWQVVNWQDVAKRYAAAKERTNALLLAP, from the coding sequence ATGGCCATCTACACACTTCCTGAACTTCCGTACGACTACGCGGCGCTCCAGCCGGTGATCGACGCGAAGATCATCGAGCTGCACCACGACAAACACCACGCGGCGTACGTCAAGGGTGCCAACGACACGCTGGAGCAGCTCGCCGAGGCCCGGGACAAGGACCAGTGGGGCGCGGTCAACGGCCTGGAGAAGAACCTCGCGTTCCACCTCTCCGGCCACATCCTGCACAGCATCTACTGGCAGAACATGACCGGCGACGGCGGCGGCGAGCCCCTGGAGAAGGACGGCGTCGGCGAGCTGGCCGACGCCATCGCCGAGTCCTTCGGCTCCTTCGCCAAGTTCAAGGCGCAGCTGTCCAAGGCGTCGGCCACCACGCAGGGCTCCGGCTGGGGCGTCCTGGCCTACGAGCCGCTCAGCGGCAAGCTGATCGTCGAGCAGGTCTACGACCACCAGGGCAACGTGGGCCAGGGCTCCACCCCGATCCTGGTCTTCGACGCCTGGGAGCACGCCTTCTACCTGCAGTACAAGAACCAGAAGGTGGACTTCATCGAGGCCATGTGGCAGGTCGTCAACTGGCAGGACGTGGCGAAGCGTTACGCCGCCGCCAAGGAGCGCACCAACGCGCTGCTGCTCGCCCCCTGA
- the eccD gene encoding type VII secretion integral membrane protein EccD, which yields MRAAPGRLSRVTLVAEHRRVDVVLPADEPIGRLLPDVLRLLGDRVTGPPAARHLMTVDGTLLPREGSLAEADVVDGAILRLVRIEDAPSAPVVHDVTDEVADDLGVRAWRWGPVARQWTAGVAAGLLAAVAALFAWSWSGATAVAAPLAGIAVLAALLGAAAAARGGRPLGTALVLVAGEVGTLAVWAAADGRGWSWEVRLVAFAAVWAWALVLLGLPRGPLGRGGLIGAGAVVVITAVWEGVALLQQDVARVGCVLVVVSAVALGALPRAALMAAGLTALDDRRAGGASVSRYEVRTALAAAHRGLVLATAVVAVSVTAGGLTAVTGRFSPWSVALTAVAALVLVSRSRAFPLVPEVVVLRAGAGVLLVRLVLLWHKEGGGPTYGPMAALAVLALIPLGVLAVQPPEHVRVRFRRAADLVETLGLVALFPLAVGEFGVFERLLHQF from the coding sequence CTGCGGGCCGCGCCGGGGCGGTTGAGCAGGGTGACGCTCGTCGCCGAGCACCGGCGGGTCGATGTCGTTCTGCCTGCCGATGAGCCGATCGGGCGTCTCTTACCTGACGTTTTGCGCCTGTTGGGAGATCGGGTCACCGGACCGCCCGCCGCGCGGCACTTGATGACCGTGGACGGGACGCTGCTGCCGCGGGAAGGTTCCCTCGCCGAGGCGGACGTCGTCGACGGGGCGATCCTGCGGTTGGTGCGGATCGAGGACGCGCCGTCGGCGCCCGTCGTGCACGACGTCACGGATGAAGTCGCGGACGACCTCGGGGTACGGGCCTGGCGCTGGGGGCCGGTCGCCCGCCAGTGGACGGCCGGGGTGGCGGCCGGGCTGCTGGCCGCCGTGGCGGCGCTGTTCGCCTGGAGCTGGAGTGGGGCCACTGCCGTCGCGGCTCCCCTCGCGGGCATCGCCGTGCTCGCCGCGTTGCTCGGAGCCGCGGCCGCCGCGCGGGGCGGCCGTCCGCTCGGCACCGCGCTGGTCCTGGTCGCCGGTGAGGTCGGCACGCTGGCCGTGTGGGCCGCCGCCGACGGGCGCGGGTGGTCCTGGGAGGTGAGACTCGTCGCCTTCGCCGCCGTCTGGGCGTGGGCCCTCGTGCTTCTCGGCCTGCCGAGGGGCCCGCTGGGCCGCGGCGGGCTGATCGGCGCCGGTGCCGTCGTCGTCATCACGGCGGTTTGGGAAGGCGTCGCCTTGCTGCAGCAGGACGTGGCCCGCGTGGGGTGCGTCCTCGTCGTCGTCTCCGCCGTCGCACTCGGCGCGCTGCCCCGGGCCGCCCTGATGGCGGCCGGGTTGACCGCGCTGGACGACCGTCGCGCCGGCGGCGCCTCGGTGAGCCGGTACGAGGTGCGGACCGCGCTGGCCGCAGCGCATCGGGGTCTGGTCCTCGCGACGGCGGTCGTCGCCGTTTCCGTCACCGCAGGTGGTCTGACTGCGGTGACCGGCCGTTTCTCCCCGTGGAGCGTAGCGCTCACCGCCGTGGCCGCCCTCGTCCTGGTCTCCCGGTCCCGGGCCTTCCCGTTGGTGCCCGAGGTCGTGGTGCTGCGGGCCGGGGCCGGCGTGCTGCTGGTGCGGCTGGTGCTGTTGTGGCACAAGGAGGGGGGTGGTCCGACGTACGGACCCATGGCCGCTCTGGCGGTGCTCGCCCTGATACCGCTCGGGGTACTGGCCGTCCAGCCGCCGGAGCATGTACGCGTGCGGTTCCGCCGGGCGGCGGATCTGGTCGAGACGCTGGGGCTGGTCGCGTTGTTCCCGCTCGCTGTGGGCGAGTTCGGGGTGTTCGAGCGTCTGCTCCACCAGTTCTAG
- the pepN gene encoding aminopeptidase N: MPGENLTREEARRRAALLTVDAYEVALDLRSAVGPENPADGGPRTFRSVSTIRFRCAEPGASSFADLVAPSVAAVTLNGRALDPAEVFDGTRIALDDLAAENVLTVDAHCAYNRTGEGLHRFVDPEDGEIYLYTHYEPADARRVFANFEQPDLKAPYTFTVTAPAEWTVISNGAQDGPVEPADDTAATWRFVPTKPIGTYITAVVAGPYHVVRDHYSRKLPDGTTLEIPLSALCRKGLAPHFDADEILTVTKQGLDFFHEHFDFPYPFGKYDQAFVPEYNIGAMENPGCVTFREEFVYRGKVTQAAYERRANVILHEMAHMWFGDLVTMEWWDDLWLKESFADFMGSFSQVEATRYTSAWVTFANQRKAWAYRADQLPSTHPVTADIHDLEDAKLNFDGITYAKGASVLKQLVAYAGRDAFLEGARRYFKRHAYGNTRLTDLLSVLEETSGRDMAAWSRSWLQTAGVNSLTPQLTYDAADRVTELAVLQEAPADHPELRPHRVAVGLYRRHAGELVRYARVEVDVTGPRTVVPELRGAERPDLVLVNDDDLTYCKMRFDEQSLATLRGHLGELTDPLARALCWSALWNLTRDGLMPARDYLELVLRFAGAETDIGVLQMLHLCARTALVLYSAPERRERGAAELARGALSELRLAEPGSGHQLTWARFLAQTATAEADLQLLRGLLDGTARIDGLDVDQELRWTFLAALASAGAADKALINAELTRDDTASGRRHHVRCLASRPDPEVKAEAWKTVVESDTLSNALTEATLAGFDQPGQRKLFAPYVEPYFAALERVWRERSIEIGMAIVRGLFPLLQGDRRTLDLTDAWLAEHVGAAPALRRLVLEARDDLARALRAQECDAAA, from the coding sequence GTGCCCGGTGAGAACCTGACCCGTGAGGAGGCCCGGCGACGGGCCGCGCTGCTGACCGTGGACGCCTACGAGGTGGCGCTGGACCTGCGGTCCGCGGTGGGTCCGGAGAACCCGGCGGACGGCGGCCCGCGCACCTTCCGGTCGGTCTCCACCATCCGCTTCCGCTGCGCCGAGCCGGGCGCTTCCTCCTTCGCGGACCTCGTCGCCCCCTCCGTCGCCGCCGTGACGCTCAACGGCCGCGCGCTGGACCCCGCCGAGGTCTTCGACGGCACCCGGATCGCCCTGGACGACCTGGCGGCCGAGAACGTCCTGACCGTCGACGCGCACTGCGCCTACAACCGGACGGGCGAGGGGCTGCACCGCTTCGTCGACCCCGAGGACGGCGAGATCTACCTCTACACGCACTACGAACCGGCCGACGCCCGCCGGGTGTTCGCCAACTTCGAGCAGCCCGACCTCAAGGCCCCCTACACCTTCACCGTGACGGCCCCCGCCGAGTGGACGGTGATCAGCAACGGCGCCCAGGACGGTCCCGTGGAACCGGCCGACGACACGGCGGCGACCTGGCGCTTCGTCCCCACGAAGCCGATCGGCACGTACATCACGGCGGTCGTCGCGGGCCCGTACCACGTCGTCCGCGACCACTACAGCCGCAAGCTCCCCGACGGGACCACACTGGAGATCCCGCTCTCCGCGCTCTGCCGCAAGGGGCTGGCCCCGCACTTCGACGCGGACGAGATCCTCACCGTCACCAAGCAGGGCCTGGACTTCTTCCACGAGCACTTCGACTTCCCGTACCCCTTCGGCAAGTACGACCAGGCGTTCGTCCCGGAGTACAACATCGGCGCGATGGAGAACCCGGGCTGCGTCACCTTCCGCGAGGAGTTCGTCTACCGCGGCAAGGTGACCCAGGCGGCGTACGAGCGCCGGGCCAATGTGATCCTGCACGAGATGGCGCACATGTGGTTCGGCGACCTGGTGACCATGGAGTGGTGGGACGACCTGTGGCTCAAGGAGTCGTTCGCCGACTTCATGGGCTCGTTCTCGCAGGTCGAGGCCACCCGCTACACCAGCGCCTGGGTCACCTTCGCCAACCAGCGCAAGGCGTGGGCGTACCGGGCCGACCAGCTGCCCTCCACCCACCCGGTCACGGCGGACATCCACGACCTGGAGGACGCCAAGCTCAACTTCGACGGCATCACGTACGCCAAGGGCGCGTCGGTGCTGAAGCAGCTGGTGGCCTACGCCGGTCGGGACGCCTTCCTGGAGGGCGCGCGCCGCTACTTCAAGCGCCACGCGTACGGCAACACGCGCCTGACCGACCTGCTGTCCGTCCTGGAGGAGACCTCCGGGCGCGACATGGCCGCCTGGTCGCGGTCCTGGCTGCAGACCGCGGGCGTCAACTCGCTGACGCCGCAGCTCACCTACGACGCCGCCGACCGCGTCACCGAGCTGGCCGTCCTCCAGGAGGCCCCGGCCGACCACCCCGAGCTGCGTCCGCACCGGGTGGCCGTCGGCCTCTACCGCCGGCACGCCGGCGAGCTGGTCCGGTACGCGCGCGTCGAGGTGGACGTCACCGGGCCGCGCACGGTCGTCCCGGAGCTGCGGGGCGCGGAGCGGCCGGACCTGGTCCTCGTCAACGACGACGACCTGACGTACTGCAAGATGCGCTTCGACGAGCAGTCGCTCGCCACCCTCCGCGGCCACCTTGGCGAACTCACCGACCCGCTGGCCCGGGCGCTGTGCTGGTCCGCGCTGTGGAACCTCACCCGCGACGGGCTGATGCCCGCCCGCGACTACCTGGAGCTGGTGCTGCGCTTCGCGGGTGCCGAGACCGACATCGGCGTCCTCCAGATGCTCCACCTCTGCGCCCGTACCGCGCTCGTCCTCTACTCGGCGCCGGAGCGGCGCGAGCGGGGCGCCGCCGAGCTGGCCCGCGGCGCGCTCAGCGAGCTGCGGCTGGCCGAGCCGGGCAGCGGCCACCAGCTGACCTGGGCCCGCTTCCTCGCCCAGACCGCCACCGCCGAGGCCGACCTCCAGCTGCTGCGCGGGCTGCTCGACGGCACCGCCCGGATCGACGGCCTGGACGTCGACCAGGAGCTGCGCTGGACCTTCCTGGCCGCCCTGGCCTCGGCGGGCGCGGCCGACAAGGCGCTGATCAACGCCGAACTCACCCGCGACGACACCGCGTCCGGCCGCCGCCACCACGTCCGCTGCCTGGCCTCGCGCCCGGACCCGGAGGTCAAGGCGGAGGCGTGGAAGACCGTCGTCGAGTCCGACACCCTCTCCAACGCGCTCACCGAGGCCACCCTCGCGGGCTTCGACCAGCCGGGGCAGCGGAAGCTGTTCGCGCCGTACGTGGAGCCGTACTTCGCGGCGCTGGAACGCGTCTGGCGGGAGCGGTCGATCGAGATCGGCATGGCGATCGTGCGCGGCCTGTTCCCGCTGCTCCAGGGCGACCGGCGGACCCTGGACCTCACCGACGCCTGGCTCGCGGAGCACGTCGGCGCCGCTCCGGCCCTGCGCCGGCTGGTACTGGAGGCGCGCGACGACCTGGCGCGCGCCCTGCGGGCACAGGAGTGCGACGCGGCGGCGTGA
- a CDS encoding pore-forming ESAT-6 family protein has product MATTDRRSYDLGASTQVQTTLHGIISRLEAVLNERDAAVKSAMADFQADGVSEQYHEKELRWQRAATEVRQIITLLRSTMEQNDATARSTLARAKAAVDGIG; this is encoded by the coding sequence ATGGCGACGACGGACCGTCGGAGTTACGACCTGGGCGCCTCCACGCAGGTGCAGACGACGCTGCACGGGATCATCTCCCGGCTGGAGGCCGTGCTGAACGAGCGGGACGCCGCGGTGAAGTCGGCCATGGCCGACTTCCAGGCCGACGGCGTCTCCGAGCAGTACCACGAGAAGGAACTGCGCTGGCAGCGCGCCGCCACCGAGGTGCGGCAGATCATCACGCTGCTGCGCTCCACGATGGAGCAGAACGACGCCACGGCGCGGTCCACGCTGGCGCGGGCGAAGGCCGCGGTGGACGGGATCGGGTGA